From the Solanum pennellii chromosome 4, SPENNV200 genome, one window contains:
- the LOC107016211 gene encoding RING-H2 finger protein ATL54-like: MAWYNRKMVVVIKDEMAICLNCSPESCPKECRISEFFPPPSSPIRSENHPMPYFFVILLCVLGAMFVFICYMITLKKYNMNMRRGDANLSGNDDGFVDESDMDHPIWYVHTIGLPRSVIESIPEFKYIKIDYLIDGIDCSVCLSEFEEDESLRLLPKCSHAFHVTCIDTWLSSHMNCPVCRAPIVSDLNAALGINNVEVFSTDVDGSSGDEVNHVESQELDEGGNGEMSVRDENIVALSNEEGEIVGFLEKVHHVVDEKPKGKGLRICSDLAEHRGKANNVMHTEMRSVSMDPSAVIVVRRAMSQMTLDYSGEGCSNSKDQLAEGKAENSDAAAKRGNRNSRLYEAMKCSSFGRSLQKVPICLKRSFSSSGIHK, translated from the coding sequence ATGGCTTGGTATAATAGGAAGATGGTAGTTGTAATTAAAGATGAAATGGCTATTTGTTTGAATTGTTCACCAGAAAGTTGTCCTAAAGAATGTAGGATTAGTGAATTTTTTCCTCCTCCTTCTAGTCCTATTAGAAGTGAAAATCATCCTATgccttatttttttgttattttgcttTGTGTTCTTGGAGCAATGTTTGTTTTCATTTGTTATATGATTACTCTTAAGAAGTACAACATGAATATGAGGAGAGGTGATGCTAATTTGAGTGGAAATGATGATGGTTTTGTTGATGAGTCAGATATGGATCATCCAATTTGGTATGTACATACAATTGGACTACCAAGATCTGTGATTGAGTCGATACCCGAGTTTAAGTATATAAAGATTGATTATTTGATTGATGGGATTGATTGTTCTGTTTGTTTGAGTGAATTTGAAGAAGATGAGAGTCTTAGGTTGTTGCCTAAATGTAGTCATGCTTTTCATGTGACTTGTATTGATACTTGGTTAAGTTCACATATGAATTGCCCGGTTTGTCGTGCTCCTATTGTGTCTGATTTAAATGCTGCATTAGGGATAAACAATGTGGAAGTTTTTTCAACTGATGTGGATGGTTCTAGTGGAGATGAGGTGAATCATGTGGAAAGTCAAGAGTTGGATGAGGGGGGAAATGGTGAAATGAGTGTACGAGATGAAAATATTGTTGCGTTGTCGAATGAAGAAGGGGAAATTGTGGGAtttttggagaaagttcatcaTGTTGTCGATGAAAAGCCAAAGGGAAAAGGGTTGCGAATATGTAGTGATTTAGCTGAGCATCGAGGTAAAGCAAACAACGTAATGCATACAGAAATGAGGTCAGTTTCAATGGATCCATCAGCTGTTATAGTGGTTCGTCGTGCTATGAGTCAAATGACTTTGGATTATAGCGGTGAAGGGTGTTCTAATTCGAAGGATCAACTTGCTGAAGGGAAGGCTGAAAATTCTGATGCAGCTGCAAAGAGAGGAAACAGAAACTCGAGGTTATATGAAGCGATGAAGTGTTCTTCCTTTGGTCGTTCGTTGCAAAAAGTGCCAATTTGTTTGAAGAGGTCCTTCTCTAGTAGTGGTATTCACAAGTGA
- the LOC107016448 gene encoding protein MIZU-KUSSEI 1-like yields the protein MISSYPKTTGTTTITTVDCHKQVRSWRLFRSLVELLIPTCNCTSVENDKENYKNIPSNFNCNHHHQSSLSSSSSVMTGTIFGYRRGKVNFCIQTNPKSTTPIILLELAVSTSTLAREMRGGIVRIALESGNNGGNQSILRMYCNGKKVGFAVKRKPTKSDLQVLGQIELINIGAGIINRKENTNCDDDIMYLRGKFERVHGSYDNSESFHLIDPEGSMGQELSIFLLSSRC from the exons ATGATCAGTTCATACCCTAAAACCACCGGCACCACCACTATCACCACCGTTGACTGCCATAAACAAGTCCGATCGTGGAGGCTCTTCCGCTCTCTAGTGGAGCTACTCATCCCCACTTGCAACTGCACTTCTGTTGAAAACGACAAAGAAAACTACAAGAATATTCCCTCCAACTTCAACTGCAATCACCATCATCAGTCATCactatcatcatcatcctcCGTTATGACGGGGACCATCTTTGGCTATCGCCGAGGAAAAGTCAACTTTTGTATACAAACAAACCCTAAATCAACCACCCCTATTATCCTCCTTGAACTTGCTGTCTCCACTTCTACTCTCGCCAG GGAAATGCGAGGAGGTATTGTGAGAATTGCTTTGGAGAGTGGTAATAATGGTGGAAATCAATCCATTTTGAGAATGTATTGTAATGGAAAAAAAGTAGGATTTGCTGTGAAAAGAAAACCTACAAAAAGTGATTTACAAGTATTGGGACAAatagaattaataaatattggAGCAGGGATTATTAATAGAAAAGAGAATACTAATTGTGATGATGATATTATGTATCTTAGAGGAAAATTTGAGAGGGTACATGGATCTTATGATAACTCAGAATCATTTCATTTGATTGACCCTGAAGGAAGTATGGGCCAAGAATTAAGTATTTTCCTTCTATCCTCTCGTTGCTGA
- the LOC107015947 gene encoding mediator of RNA polymerase II transcription subunit 4-like, with amino-acid sequence MLQNVPHQPLQSPARLGLPTPSSPSLQNPNTAPKFSSQVSQPHQPHQQANILTTTTTSSTLLPLLPPLSRAQSLLIQMASLASRLFEVSPNRSHWLSAFRGSLPSFLPSVAPVPQDSCPSSSKEILSVFTSLQTQLFEAVAELQEILDLQDEKQKLTREVRSKDSSILAFANKLKEAERVLDMLVDDYSDYRRPKQAKLESDTEESSVTTVATQLKLSDILSYAHRISYTTFAPPEFGAGQAPLRGALPPAPQDEQLRASQLYIFADLDVGLPKTDEGKKIVEPLIEPLADTNPLANLSAIQSLVPSNIVVPSGWKPGMPVELPTDLPLPPPGWKPGDPIALPPVDSLSLASKVEEAPGQAVPPAGLPRMPEPIQVRHVQLDIEDDSSDYSSDEASSDSED; translated from the coding sequence ATGCTACAGAATGTTCCGCACCAACCTTTGCAATCGCCAGCCCGACTGGGCTTGCCAACTCCCAGTTCACCGTCTCTTCAGAACCCAAACACTGCTCCTAAGTTCTCCTCTCAAGTGTCACAACCTCATCAACCCCATCAACAGGCAAATATATTAACTACCACTACCACCTCATCGACACTCCTTCCTCTTCTCCCGCCTCTCTCTCGAGCTCAGTCTCTTCTCATTCAAATGGCATCTCTTGCTTCAAGACTCTTTGAAGTCTCACCTAATCGGTCCCATTGGCTTAGTGCTTTTCGAGGTTCTCTTCCTTCATTTCTGCCTTCTGTGGCACCGGTTCCACAAGATTCCTGCCCTTCATCATCAAAAGAAATCCTCTCTGTGTTTACTTCTCTTCAGACGCAGCTGTTTGAAGCAGTGGCTGAACTGCAAGAAATTCTTGATCTTCAAGACGAGAAGCAAAAACTCACCCGCGAAGTTAGGTCAAAAGATTCTTCAATTCTTGCTTTTGCTAACAAACTCAAAGAAGCTGAGCGTGTTCTTGACATGCTTGTTGATGATTATTCCGATTACCGTCGTCCCAAACAGGCCAAGTTGGAAAGTGATACCGAAGAATCTTCAGTAACAACTGTGGCAACTCAGTTGAAATTATCCGACATACTGTCATATGCTCATAGGATAAGTTACACTACTTTTGCACCACCTGAATTTGGTGCTGGACAGGCCCCTCTTCGGGGAGCACTCCCTCCAGCTCCACAGGACGAGCAACTGCGTGCATCTCAATTATATATCTTTGCTGATCTTGATGTTGGTTTACCTAAAACAGATGAAGGCAAGAAGATTGTTGAGCCACTCATTGAACCACTTGCAGACACCAACCCACTTGCAAATCTTTCAGCAATTCAGAGCCTTGTCCCTTCAAATATCGTAGTGCCTTCTGGATGGAAACCTGGTATGCCTGTCGAGTTGCCCACTGATCTCCCACTTCCTCCACCTGGGTGGAAGCCTGGCGATCCAATTGCACTCCCTCCTGTGGATTCTCTTTCACTTGCATCAAAGGTCGAGGAAGCACCAGGACAAGCAGTACCTCCTGCAGGATTGCCTAGAATGCCAGAACCAATTCAAGTTCGGCACGTGCAGCTTGATATTGAGGATGATAGTAGCGATTATAGTTCTGATGAGGCCAGCTCTGATAGTGAAGATTGA
- the LOC107018299 gene encoding GLABRA2 expression modulator-like produces MEQSNGVEENAAKKVVEIETEQKSSGQESDRVMKSDPRSDVEQLQQLDKTPVINESSKSENGSMKSRKSVSWSEELVAESPAPRSMPSDDRGLNPYVAYTPAPVNNSSSFNVKDTMESVKGVLGRWGKKVGEATKKAEDFAGNTWQHLKTGPSLADAALGRIAQGTKVLAEGGYDKIFRQTFETVPEEQLQNSFACYLSTSAGPVMGVLYVSTAKLAFCSDNPLSYKAEDKTEWSYYKVVIPLHQLKAINSSSSRTNPSEKYVQTISVDNHEFWFMGFLNYSGAVNCLQEALQARNLHSV; encoded by the exons ATGGAGCAGTCAAACGGTGTAGAAGAGAATGCGGCGAAGAAAGTAGTAGAGATAGAGACGGAGCAGAAGAGTTCGGGTCAGGAGTCGGATCGAGTTATGAAATCGGATCCGAGATCCGATGTAGAGCAACTTCAACAGCTGGATAAAACACCTGTTATCAATGAGAGTAGCAAATCGGAGAATGGTTCGATGAAGTCGAGGAAATCGGTGAGCTGGAGCGAGGAATTGGTAGCGGAATCGCCGGCGCCGAGATCTATGCCTTCTGATGACCGTGGATTGAATCCTTATGTGGCTTATACTCCTGCTCCTGTAAACAATTCGTCTTCCTTCAATGTGAAAG ACACAATGGAGAGCGTCAAAGGTGTGCTTGGTAGATGGGGGAAGAAGGTTGGTGAAGCAACTAAGAAAGCTGAGGATTTTGCTGGCAACACATGGCAACACT TGAAAACGGGCCCTAGTCTTGCTGATGCCGCCTTGGGAAGAATTGCTCAGGGAACGAAGGTTCTGGCAGAAGGTGGCTATGATAAGATATTTCGGCAAACATTTGAGACTGTTCCTGAGGAGCAACTTCAGAATTCATTTGCATGTTACCTGTCCACATCAGCTGGTCCAGTTATGGGAGTATTATATGTCTCCACAGCTAAGCTTGCCTTCTGTAGTGATAACCCTCTCTCCTATAAAGCCGAAGATAAGACTGAATGGAGCTATTATAAG GTAGTTATCCCATTACACCAGCTCAAGGCAATTAATTCTTCATCAAGCAGGACTAATCCATCTGAAAAATATGTCCAGACTATATCAGTCGATAACCATGAATTTTGGTTTATGGGGTTTCTAAATTACAGTGGTGCAGTGAATTGCCTGCAGGAGGCATTACAAGCACGCAACTTACATTCCGTGTGA